Proteins encoded within one genomic window of Spirulina major PCC 6313:
- a CDS encoding O-antigen ligase family protein, which yields MLRISLTREKAIEIAETTFAIVGILFFTRSLSEVIGGGLNSLVRYGVFLMSVIMLMLRWQMTLYVLSGDLALLILNAISFCSFGWSEMPGTTNVQVREILYMMSFALYIAGRFPLRKQVILLSWGLEVATLLSTLWAFTMPAGIHRNDKFAGAWKGIYPQKNELSTMMTLSAAAHLPLLFDPTYNRIWAAAGLGLSLFVTLMTTSKSGLIIFFVLVIALFLLRTLRWRNLVMVMIFSVIFGLSVPGLTVFFSNWDAIMIGLGRDPTLTGRTDIWGYAFMRLAQRPWLGYARGVFWDKKSIYPGEAGIAVVGAPPVNLLSGTYAPPHAHNGVVDLLLEVGVVGLIFFVISLGVFLMRAIKRIYVTNTPEDFGPLVFFTFFFMYNITESLLMRGENIFWVYYMVFAYSIRLGGQEVIDEPTLIPRKTPEMISAARDRSSSSAAARVWRSRRALVFCTPVLIAAAISAWWVAF from the coding sequence ATGTTGCGCATTTCCTTGACCCGTGAGAAAGCGATCGAAATTGCTGAAACTACCTTTGCGATCGTCGGAATTTTATTTTTTACCCGCAGCCTGAGTGAAGTTATCGGTGGCGGATTAAACAGCCTCGTGCGCTATGGGGTCTTTCTCATGTCCGTAATCATGCTGATGCTGCGCTGGCAAATGACCCTCTACGTCCTCAGCGGTGATCTTGCCCTCTTAATCCTGAATGCTATCTCCTTCTGTTCCTTTGGCTGGTCAGAAATGCCCGGAACCACCAATGTCCAGGTGCGCGAAATCCTCTACATGATGTCCTTCGCCCTCTACATTGCGGGCCGTTTTCCCTTGCGCAAACAGGTGATTCTCCTATCCTGGGGCCTCGAAGTTGCCACCCTCCTCAGTACCCTTTGGGCCTTTACCATGCCCGCCGGGATACACCGCAACGATAAATTTGCCGGGGCCTGGAAAGGCATCTATCCCCAAAAAAACGAGTTATCTACAATGATGACCCTGAGCGCGGCGGCCCATTTACCCTTACTCTTTGACCCCACCTATAACCGCATTTGGGCCGCTGCTGGCTTAGGCCTGTCGCTCTTCGTCACCTTGATGACCACCTCAAAATCCGGGCTGATTATTTTCTTTGTGTTGGTGATTGCTCTGTTTTTATTACGGACGTTGCGATGGCGCAACTTGGTGATGGTGATGATTTTTTCGGTGATCTTTGGGCTATCGGTGCCAGGGTTAACGGTGTTTTTTAGTAACTGGGACGCGATTATGATCGGGTTAGGGCGTGACCCCACCCTCACGGGCCGCACAGATATTTGGGGCTATGCCTTTATGCGCTTGGCCCAACGGCCCTGGCTGGGCTATGCACGGGGCGTGTTTTGGGATAAAAAATCCATCTACCCAGGCGAAGCAGGGATTGCGGTGGTGGGTGCGCCGCCGGTGAATCTCCTCTCTGGAACCTATGCGCCGCCCCATGCTCATAATGGCGTGGTGGATCTGCTCTTGGAGGTGGGGGTGGTGGGGCTGATCTTTTTTGTGATTAGTCTGGGGGTGTTTTTAATGCGGGCGATCAAGCGAATTTATGTGACCAATACCCCGGAGGATTTTGGCCCGTTGGTGTTTTTCACGTTTTTCTTCATGTACAACATCACCGAAAGTCTGCTGATGCGGGGGGAAAATATTTTCTGGGTGTATTACATGGTGTTTGCCTATTCGATTCGTTTGGGGGGTCAGGAGGTGATTGATGAGCCAACGTTAATCCCTCGGAAAACGCCGGAGATGATTTCGGCTGCACGCGATCGCTCTTCATCTTCAGCAGCGGCGCGGGTTTGGCGATCGCGCAGGGCTTTAGTTTTTTGCACCCCGGTTTTGATAGCGGCGGCGATTTCGGCTTGGTGGGTGGCTTTTTGA
- the uvrB gene encoding excinuclease ABC subunit UvrB, which yields MGFQLNAPFEPTGDQPRAIAELTASLTQGHRLQTLLGATGTGKTLTMAHVIANLGRPTLVLAHNKTLAAQLCNELRQFFPDHAVEYFISYYDYYQPEAYIPVSDTYIEKSASINEEIDMLRHSATRSLFERRDVIVVASISCIYGLGMPAEYLKASIPLRVGEEFDPRQLLRALVTVQYTRNDVELKRGNFRLRGDVLEIVPAYEDRIIRLEFFGDEVDSIRYLDPVSGEVLQSLSGVNIYPARHFVTPTEAIERACHAIETELAAQLDHLTAEAKLLEAQRLKQRTNYDLELLREVGYCNGVENYSRHLAGRNPGDPPECLIDYFPDDWLLMIDESHVTVPQLRGMYNGDQARKKVLIDHGFRLPSAADNRPLKADEFWQKVGQCVFVSATPGDWELEQCEGRIAEQIIRPTGVIDPEIFVRPTTGQVDDLLGEICDRVDRQERVLITTLTKRMAEDLTEYFQERSIRVRYLHSEIQSIERIEILQGLRDGEFDVLIGVNLLREGLDLPEVSLVAIMDADKEGFLRAERSLIQTIGRAARHIRGQAILYADNITGSMDRAISETNRRRTIQQAYNEKHNITPQPIAKKSQTNSILNFLNISRRLNAQELAQVYSAQDEISLEQLPEVIQQLEAQMQDAAKKMEFEAAAKYRDQIKALRDRLLGR from the coding sequence ATGGGTTTTCAACTAAATGCACCCTTTGAACCGACGGGAGACCAACCGAGGGCGATCGCTGAACTCACCGCCTCCCTCACCCAGGGGCATCGTCTCCAAACCCTCCTGGGCGCAACGGGAACCGGCAAGACCCTGACCATGGCCCATGTGATCGCCAATCTGGGCCGCCCCACCTTAGTACTGGCCCACAACAAAACTCTAGCGGCGCAACTGTGCAACGAACTGCGGCAATTTTTCCCGGACCACGCGGTGGAATATTTCATCAGTTACTACGACTATTACCAACCCGAAGCCTATATTCCGGTCAGTGATACCTACATTGAAAAAAGCGCCTCGATTAATGAAGAAATTGATATGCTGCGCCACTCGGCGACGCGATCGCTCTTTGAACGGCGCGATGTGATCGTGGTCGCCTCGATTAGCTGCATCTATGGGTTGGGGATGCCCGCTGAATACCTCAAAGCCTCGATTCCCCTACGAGTGGGGGAAGAATTCGACCCGCGCCAACTGTTGCGGGCCCTGGTGACGGTGCAATATACCCGCAACGATGTGGAACTGAAGCGCGGTAACTTTCGCCTCCGGGGCGATGTGTTGGAAATTGTCCCCGCCTACGAAGATCGGATCATTCGCCTTGAATTTTTCGGGGATGAGGTGGATAGCATTCGGTATCTTGACCCGGTTTCGGGGGAGGTGTTGCAAAGTCTATCGGGGGTCAACATCTATCCGGCGCGGCACTTTGTCACCCCCACAGAGGCGATCGAGCGAGCCTGCCACGCTATTGAAACCGAACTCGCCGCCCAATTGGATCACCTTACCGCCGAAGCTAAACTCCTCGAAGCCCAACGCCTCAAACAGCGGACAAATTACGACCTGGAATTATTGCGGGAAGTGGGCTACTGCAATGGGGTGGAAAACTATTCGCGCCACCTGGCCGGACGGAATCCGGGTGATCCGCCGGAATGTTTGATCGATTATTTTCCCGATGATTGGCTGTTGATGATTGATGAATCCCATGTGACGGTTCCGCAGTTGCGGGGGATGTATAACGGCGACCAAGCGCGGAAAAAGGTATTGATTGATCATGGGTTTCGGCTGCCGAGTGCGGCGGACAATCGCCCCCTGAAGGCAGATGAGTTTTGGCAGAAGGTGGGGCAATGTGTGTTTGTGTCGGCCACGCCGGGGGATTGGGAGCTAGAGCAGTGTGAGGGGCGGATCGCAGAGCAAATTATCCGGCCGACGGGGGTGATTGACCCGGAAATTTTTGTGCGGCCGACCACGGGGCAAGTGGATGATCTGCTGGGTGAGATCTGCGATCGCGTCGATCGCCAGGAACGAGTGTTAATTACCACCCTGACAAAACGGATGGCGGAAGATCTGACGGAATATTTCCAAGAGCGATCGATCCGGGTGCGTTATTTGCACTCGGAAATTCAGTCCATTGAACGGATCGAGATTTTGCAAGGGTTGCGGGATGGGGAATTTGATGTGTTGATCGGGGTGAACCTGTTGCGGGAGGGGTTGGATCTGCCGGAGGTGTCCCTCGTGGCGATTATGGATGCGGACAAAGAAGGGTTTTTGCGGGCAGAGCGATCGCTGATCCAAACCATCGGCCGCGCCGCCCGTCACATTCGCGGCCAAGCGATTCTCTACGCCGACAACATCACCGGCAGCATGGATCGCGCCATTTCCGAAACCAACCGCCGCCGCACGATCCAGCAGGCCTACAACGAAAAACACAACATCACCCCCCAACCGATCGCGAAAAAATCCCAAACCAATTCGATCCTCAACTTCCTCAATATTTCCCGCCGCCTCAATGCCCAAGAACTCGCCCAGGTTTACAGCGCCCAGGACGAGATCAGCCTTGAACAACTCCCGGAGGTGATCCAACAATTAGAAGCTCAGATGCAAGACGCGGCGAAAAAAATGGAGTTTGAAGCAGCGGCGAAATATCGGGATCAGATTAAAGCCCTGCGCGATCGCCTCCTGGGGCGTTGA
- a CDS encoding multicopper oxidase family protein, with translation MQRRQFFTLSGSVLGGVLLSQCARSRPAPSPSVNAVSVKSLNSPPVFTSQNGRLAVDLSAEPGRLNTGNQALTIWGYNGQSPGPRLEVQPGDRVQLTFTNRLPAPTNLHFHGLHIPPTGAADNVFRHIEPGDTFTYEFEIPADHPATLAYYHPHLHGHVAQQIFAGLGGLIVVRGDLDEVLRDSGADLPEEFLFLKDFDPAGVENADRFAQPRHGVQMIGREGAIDTVNGDVQPNIAIAPQGWLRLRIVNAATSKFYNLRLEDHPFTLIATDGGSLAQPQPLDRLLLAPGERADVLIQGDRDRSTYALINEPYQRTAGGMGMGMMGRGMMGRRSQSSQTATTLATLTYTDTSPTPFTLPASLIPVDPLPQPSQTREFRLHHGMNPGHGMAFLINGQAFQGDTVHTTVTVGTTEDWLIQNIDIMDHPFHIHTNRFQVIERNGQPLNPPAWKDTVLVAAGETVRIRIPFRTYKGRTVYHCHILDHEELGMMGVIEMV, from the coding sequence ATGCAGCGACGACAATTTTTCACCCTCAGCGGTAGTGTTTTGGGGGGAGTGCTCTTGAGCCAATGTGCGCGATCGCGCCCCGCCCCGTCCCCCTCAGTTAACGCTGTGTCGGTAAAATCACTCAACTCGCCCCCGGTATTCACGAGTCAAAATGGACGGTTAGCCGTTGATCTCAGCGCTGAACCCGGCAGGCTGAACACCGGCAATCAAGCCCTGACGATCTGGGGTTATAACGGCCAAAGTCCGGGGCCACGGTTGGAGGTGCAGCCGGGCGATCGCGTCCAACTCACCTTCACCAACCGCCTACCCGCCCCCACCAACCTCCATTTTCACGGCTTGCATATTCCCCCCACCGGAGCCGCTGATAACGTCTTTCGGCACATCGAACCTGGCGACACCTTCACCTATGAGTTTGAAATTCCGGCGGATCATCCCGCCACCCTGGCCTATTACCATCCCCATTTGCATGGCCATGTGGCGCAGCAAATTTTTGCCGGGTTGGGGGGGTTAATCGTCGTGCGGGGGGATTTAGATGAGGTGCTGCGCGACAGTGGGGCAGACCTGCCGGAAGAGTTTCTGTTTTTGAAAGATTTTGACCCGGCGGGCGTTGAGAATGCGGATCGCTTTGCCCAGCCGCGCCATGGTGTGCAGATGATTGGCCGCGAAGGGGCGATCGATACGGTGAATGGGGATGTACAGCCGAATATTGCGATCGCGCCCCAAGGCTGGCTCCGTCTCCGCATCGTCAACGCTGCCACCTCCAAGTTTTACAACCTGCGCCTAGAAGATCATCCCTTCACCCTGATCGCCACGGACGGCGGCAGTCTCGCCCAGCCCCAACCCCTCGATCGGCTCTTGCTGGCCCCTGGTGAGCGGGCAGATGTGTTGATCCAAGGCGATCGCGATCGCAGCACCTATGCACTGATCAACGAACCCTATCAACGCACCGCTGGCGGTATGGGCATGGGGATGATGGGCAGGGGCATGATGGGTCGCCGTTCCCAAAGTTCCCAAACCGCCACCACTCTCGCCACCCTCACCTACACCGACACATCCCCCACCCCCTTCACCCTCCCCGCCTCCCTCATCCCCGTTGACCCCCTCCCCCAACCGAGCCAAACCCGCGAATTTCGCCTCCATCACGGCATGAATCCCGGTCACGGCATGGCGTTTTTAATCAATGGCCAAGCCTTCCAAGGGGATACCGTCCACACCACCGTTACCGTCGGCACCACGGAAGATTGGCTAATCCAAAACATCGACATCATGGATCACCCCTTCCACATCCACACCAACCGCTTCCAGGTGATCGAACGCAACGGCCAGCCCCTCAACCCTCCCGCTTGGAAAGATACGGTGCTCGTGGCGGCAGGGGAGACCGTCCGGATTCGGATTCCGTTTCGCACCTATAAGGGGCGCACCGTCTACCATTGCCACATTTTGGATCATGAAGAACTGGGCATGATGGGGGTGATTGAAATGGTGTAG
- a CDS encoding DUF411 domain-containing protein, with the protein MIQTLTAATTRLFIGCLVIGSLGLTACANSSTLADATSSATRAPENVTVVSYRSPTCGCCGAWVEHMRSRGFDVEDNVTEDMDAIKAKYGVPDDLLSCHTAIASGYVIEGHTPADDVIRLLAERPDLAGIATPGMPLGSPGMEAGDIREPYTVYGFRHQADPIVFAEHPQDS; encoded by the coding sequence ATGATTCAAACGTTAACCGCCGCGACAACCCGGTTATTCATCGGTTGCCTCGTGATTGGCAGTTTGGGACTAACCGCCTGCGCCAATTCTTCAACGCTTGCTGATGCGACGAGTTCCGCCACCAGAGCACCGGAAAATGTGACCGTCGTTTCGTATCGCAGTCCGACCTGTGGGTGTTGCGGTGCTTGGGTAGAACATATGCGATCGCGCGGCTTTGATGTGGAGGACAACGTCACGGAAGATATGGACGCGATTAAGGCCAAATATGGCGTTCCGGATGATCTGCTCTCCTGCCATACAGCGATCGCATCCGGCTACGTGATCGAAGGCCATACCCCCGCCGATGATGTGATTCGCCTGTTAGCAGAACGCCCCGATCTAGCAGGGATTGCCACCCCTGGGATGCCCCTCGGTTCTCCGGGAATGGAGGCGGGAGATATCCGCGAACCCTATACCGTGTATGGGTTTCGCCATCAGGCAGACCCGATAGTATTTGCCGAACACCCCCAGGATTCCTAG
- a CDS encoding dynamin family protein — protein MSKSVEDLLQEVHAIFHELGNDVVNLANINRSDLIDNSGLQVLIKNFRAVYDETAERLNSPTLSIATLGTTSAGKSTIVNALIGRKVAPILNDEMSGGVLRLQVAKQSKLIIKGDESKNQNSKKKRRKSKKSGQKNQTTHPWEAGEWIDLSDGELYERLKFVMSSYLETRSTANCPAPDITVLGELLPANNRFLLGLPSGIDIEFVDLPGLKSVNDATNLRVIQSEFKKSCCLVALDYGQVDEKHRQALLKELRDVVYGIMGVSNIENSDQEAKIASIIFVLNKVDLRNSDDRPLDEQIEKLQKEIKKELSLKELPQIIPFSAQLLYYAQCAWGAGSLEKPSSINPQHRLEYLRSMFDDCIKIIKQKRRSSRELKSYFSDIEDNIENGEEIDDETMRKILQHAMEWSGGQQLWDTLRQRIDASFAELVLLPTLRPLLLSLDVLLSQVSLQIKNSIHEKSEEINKLLQDLNDRQSEISTLIKKTQRNTEGRVHETIESLNYTDLVMEQNEAIDNRKSVVNYKKLIASVAQVRDDLNCDVIIPVEDALGNSTAAHDLEDQLEENISSFHAKEIARAYDKVEKIQKDFSHRAESRCFYQKVKMNDKNACQQLEEAEKRYRNLCAVIRDALVKQAELSIQKQCESLIKTVQGFANEQSDDILSSITEIFPDLESVLRTEFEQVIQSNLPQLPEKFFDLSPQSIKTATQTKQEKVGQKTVQESYTKTVFFFFQVKKTRPVTKPVYEDIDYQELELPDNDAMVDQWREGIANGESAIWEVFREWIQNHLRNLNHEFTDATDRAINLSKNSIESRKRVKEYELEEFKQYWLTVEKRKEKLAQCQQRLQQLLLGE, from the coding sequence ATGTCTAAGTCAGTTGAAGATTTGTTACAAGAAGTTCATGCCATTTTTCATGAGTTGGGGAATGACGTAGTGAACTTAGCGAATATTAACCGTTCTGATCTCATTGATAACTCAGGACTTCAAGTCTTGATTAAGAACTTTAGAGCGGTTTATGACGAAACAGCAGAACGTTTAAATTCTCCCACCTTGTCCATCGCCACACTAGGCACAACTTCAGCAGGAAAATCCACGATTGTTAATGCCCTGATTGGTCGTAAAGTTGCCCCCATTTTGAATGATGAGATGAGTGGCGGTGTTCTACGTCTCCAGGTAGCAAAACAATCAAAATTAATTATTAAAGGGGATGAGTCAAAAAACCAAAATTCCAAAAAGAAGCGCAGAAAGTCAAAAAAATCTGGACAGAAAAACCAAACGACTCATCCTTGGGAAGCGGGTGAGTGGATAGACTTAAGTGATGGGGAACTCTATGAACGGCTCAAATTTGTGATGAGTTCTTATCTTGAAACTCGAAGCACTGCAAACTGTCCAGCCCCTGATATTACTGTATTAGGAGAGCTTTTACCTGCAAATAATCGATTTTTATTGGGGCTTCCCTCTGGAATTGATATTGAATTTGTTGATTTACCGGGCTTAAAGTCTGTGAATGATGCGACAAATCTACGGGTTATTCAGTCCGAGTTCAAGAAATCCTGTTGTTTGGTTGCTTTAGACTATGGGCAAGTGGATGAGAAACATCGACAAGCACTTCTCAAAGAACTGCGAGACGTTGTGTATGGCATCATGGGCGTTTCTAATATTGAAAACTCCGATCAAGAAGCGAAAATTGCATCTATCATTTTTGTTTTAAATAAAGTTGATTTAAGAAATTCGGATGATCGCCCATTAGATGAGCAAATCGAGAAACTACAAAAAGAAATTAAAAAGGAACTATCTCTTAAAGAACTTCCGCAAATTATTCCATTCAGCGCACAACTACTCTATTATGCTCAATGCGCTTGGGGTGCAGGAAGTTTAGAAAAACCTTCTTCGATTAATCCACAACATCGCTTGGAATATTTGCGATCAATGTTTGATGATTGTATTAAAATTATCAAGCAAAAAAGACGCAGTAGTAGAGAGCTAAAATCATACTTCAGTGATATTGAAGACAACATTGAAAACGGTGAAGAGATCGATGATGAAACGATGAGGAAAATCCTTCAACATGCAATGGAATGGAGTGGAGGCCAGCAACTCTGGGATACATTAAGGCAGCGAATTGATGCATCCTTTGCTGAATTGGTTCTGTTGCCGACCTTACGGCCGTTGTTGCTCTCGTTGGATGTGTTACTCTCTCAAGTCAGTTTACAGATCAAAAACAGTATTCATGAAAAATCAGAGGAGATCAACAAGCTATTACAAGACTTAAATGATCGACAAAGTGAAATATCAACGCTGATAAAAAAAACACAACGCAATACTGAAGGGAGAGTACATGAAACAATCGAATCATTAAATTATACGGATTTAGTCATGGAACAAAACGAAGCAATAGACAACAGAAAAAGTGTTGTCAATTACAAAAAGCTAATAGCATCTGTGGCACAAGTTCGCGATGATCTCAATTGTGATGTAATTATTCCCGTTGAAGATGCATTAGGGAATAGCACTGCTGCTCATGATTTAGAGGATCAGTTAGAAGAAAATATTTCTTCATTCCATGCAAAGGAAATTGCCAGAGCATACGATAAGGTAGAAAAGATTCAGAAAGATTTTTCGCACAGAGCTGAATCTAGATGTTTTTATCAAAAGGTCAAAATGAATGATAAAAACGCTTGTCAGCAACTAGAGGAGGCAGAAAAACGCTACAGAAATTTGTGTGCTGTGATTCGTGATGCTCTTGTTAAGCAAGCAGAGTTAAGTATTCAGAAACAGTGTGAGTCACTGATTAAGACTGTTCAGGGATTTGCAAATGAGCAGAGTGACGATATTTTATCCAGTATTACTGAAATTTTTCCGGATTTAGAGAGTGTTCTCAGGACGGAATTTGAACAGGTAATTCAATCTAATCTTCCGCAATTACCTGAAAAATTCTTTGATCTATCTCCTCAGAGTATTAAGACTGCAACACAAACAAAGCAAGAGAAGGTTGGGCAAAAGACCGTACAAGAATCGTATACAAAGACTGTATTCTTTTTCTTTCAAGTCAAGAAAACCAGACCTGTCACCAAACCAGTGTATGAAGATATTGATTATCAAGAATTGGAGCTTCCTGATAATGATGCAATGGTTGATCAGTGGAGGGAAGGCATTGCAAACGGAGAGTCAGCGATCTGGGAAGTGTTTAGAGAATGGATTCAAAATCATTTACGCAACCTTAATCATGAGTTTACAGATGCAACAGATCGCGCCATCAACCTAAGCAAAAATTCAATTGAATCAAGAAAAAGAGTTAAAGAATATGAACTAGAAGAGTTCAAACAATACTGGCTGACGGTAGAGAAACGCAAAGAAAAATTAGCACAATGTCAGCAAAGATTACAACAACTTCTGCTAGGTGAATAA
- a CDS encoding antitoxin, with amino-acid sequence MNPTHIQKHQNDNGTIVLPQTIDFPSDRVYVKHLSNALILIPADNPWQILFDSLEQFSEDCFENFDVDRNKFVPDQREKLFP; translated from the coding sequence ATGAATCCGACCCACATCCAAAAACACCAAAACGATAACGGCACGATCGTTCTTCCCCAAACGATTGATTTTCCCAGCGATCGCGTCTATGTCAAACATCTTAGTAATGCCCTGATTCTCATTCCTGCTGATAATCCCTGGCAAATTCTTTTCGATAGCCTTGAGCAATTTTCGGAAGATTGTTTTGAAAACTTTGATGTCGATCGCAACAAGTTTGTCCCCGATCAACGAGAGAAACTATTTCCATGA
- the vapC gene encoding type II toxin-antitoxin system tRNA(fMet)-specific endonuclease VapC, with product MKYLLDTNICSYIINNKPPQVTQHFQQCSFGDIGISSITVAELNYGIAKSKQRDRNRFALEQFLAPLTILPFERAASDRYGELRQYLEHIGQPIGPMDMLIAAHALSLDAIIITNNVREFQRVPDLVVENWV from the coding sequence ATGAAATATCTCCTCGATACCAACATCTGTAGCTACATCATCAATAATAAACCGCCCCAAGTTACTCAACATTTTCAGCAATGTAGCTTCGGTGATATTGGAATTTCTAGTATTACCGTTGCTGAACTGAACTACGGCATTGCTAAAAGTAAACAGCGCGATCGAAATCGCTTTGCCCTGGAACAGTTCCTCGCCCCTCTAACCATTCTCCCCTTTGAGCGTGCTGCCAGCGATCGATATGGTGAACTGAGGCAATATCTTGAACACATTGGACAACCCATTGGCCCGATGGATATGCTCATCGCAGCCCATGCACTGAGTCTTGACGCAATCATTATCACGAATAATGTCCGGGAATTTCAGCGTGTTCCCGACCTTGTTGTTGAAAACTGGGTTTGA